The genomic window TGCTCCAAATTTGGCGCTCTCCCGGGTTCAAGAAGGACTTTTTCGCATTTGAATTGGTTCGGACTTTTGCTGATTGTGATGATAAGGTCACTGCGCTGGATTGGAGCCCTGATTCGAATTACGTGCTCGCTGGCTCGAAAGATTTGACAGTGAGGTTATTTTGTTTGAAGAAATTTGATAAAGAATTGACTGCTTTGAATAAGCCTTTCTTGTTTTTAGGGCATAGAGATTCAATAGTTGGTGCATTTTTTGGCGTGGATAATAAAACGAATAGGGTTTGTAAGGCTTATACGATTACAAGAGATTGCTATATATTTAGTTGGGGTTATAGCGACAATGAAGGTAAGGTTGAGGAATTGGGTGGGGAAGATTCAGAGCCCCCCTCTCCAGGTACCCCGGAGAAGGGGTCGGATAGGGATGGGAAAGGTGGTTTGGAGGCAAATGTTGGAATGAGGGTGAAGAAAAGGAAGGGTTTTGATGATATTGGTGGTGATTTGGTAGAAGAGTGTGGTAATTTGTTGCATAAAGGAAAATGGGAGCTGTTGAGGAAGGATAATTTTAGTCAGGCGCCTGCTAAGTTGACCACCTGTGATTATCATCGGGGGCTTGATCTTGTGGTTGTGGGGTTCTCAAATGGTGTGTTTGGGCTGTATCAGATGCCTGATTTTGTGTGCATTCATTTGTTGTCAATATCCAGAGAGAAGATCACAACGGCAGTTTTTAATGACCTTGGAAATTGGTTGACATTTGGATGTGCAAAGCTTGGGCAATTGCTTGTGTGGGAATGGCGATCAGAGAGTTATATACTGAAACAGCAAGGACATTACTTTGATGTGaattgtcttgcatattctccGGATTCGCAGCTCTTGGCAACCGGAGCAGATGATAATAAAGTCAAGGTGAAACAAATATGGGGGATGCTTAAGGACATTAATCTTGTTTTTATATCATATGGGTTATTTGTCTTGTTTGTACCTCAAAATGTCATTTTCAGCTCTTTGCTTTTGCTGTCACATTtgcatatgattttttaaatcaagATGTGTGTTTGCGTGGTGTGTTATTTGCCAACTATCAAAGTGATTTTAgcttatagttttttttttttttttttttttttcaaatcatccTTGATTTTTCTAAGTGCCTTATCTCATTCCCATAGCCAGTCAGTTGGAAGCATACATATGCTTCTTTATCGGTTTATTCAATCTTCCAGGGTTTGGATCCTTGTTCTCTGGTTGATTGCTGttaaaagaggagaaaaaaaaaggaaatacgATTTTGAGTCTAATCTCTATgttgatttgatttgaaaaaggCAAAAGTTATTAACTTAGCGTAAAGTAATATTGAGATTGATTGTGTGGGGCCTTTTGTTTTCTGTGTTCCGCGTTcaagaaaattaatttcttttattttctctacaTTTTCTCCATAACCAAACGGATAATTATTAATCACAGATAGGAAATCTCATATCAAAATACCCTCAAATATTGTTTTCTGAAGTTGCATGCTTGCTTTTCTCCAGGTGTGGACTGTTTCCTCTGGTTTTTGCTTCGTAACATTCTCTGAGCACACAAATGCAGTCACTGCATTACATTTTATGTCTAATAACAATTGTCTGTTAAGTGCATCTCTGGATGGGACTGTTCGTGCTTGGGATTTATTTCGATATCGGAATTTTAGGACATTTACAACCCCTTCTTCCAGGCAATTTGTTTCTTTGGCTTCTGATCAGAGTGGTGAAGTTATCTGTGCTGGAACTTTAGATTCATTTGAGGTACTTTCATTATGAATTTTCACACTGCACTCCTAtagctatatttttttttttttttttctaatacagtatttttaatacatatattttagatttttgtttGGTCAATGAAGACGGGCCGCTTGTTGGATATTCTTAGCGGTCATGAAGGTCCTGTTCATGGGTTGATGTTTTCTCCTACAAATGTGAGTTGACTTACACTGTCAGTTTGTCTGCTCTGGCTGTATTTTACCTATACATTCAAATTAAAGTGGTTATTGTATgtatatttctagtgatgatgtTAAGTTTGGTATCTACACTTCCAGTGATGTTCTTTAGTTTCTAGGAAGCATTAATTTCACAAATACTGACTATTTTAGATTCTTTCCTCATTTGGAACTTAAATGGGATGTAATGTTTTCAAATCTAGGCAATCTTAGCTTCATCTTCATGGGACAAGACTGTTCGATTGTGGGATGTTTTTGAAGGAAAGGGTGCTGTTGAAACATTTAACCACACACATGATGTTCTTACAGTTGTTTACCGTCCGGATGGAAAGCAATTAGCTTGCAGCACATTAGATGGGCAAATCCATTTCTGGGATCCAATTGATGGTTTGTTAATGTACACAATAGAAGGCCGTAGAGACATTGCTGGAGGACGTCTCATGACTGACCGTAGATCTGCAGCTAACTCCAGTTCAGGGAAGTGCTTCACAAGCTTATGTTATTCTGCTGATGGGAGTTACATATTAGCTGGAGGAAGTAGCAAATTCATTTGTATGTATGATATTGCTGATCAGGTGAGTTTGCTGAATGTTTTTGtatgaaaataacttttttccTCTTCCAGAGGCCTTGTGCTTTTGTTTTCACACTTCTTAATTACTAAGTATTTGATGCAAACTGTTTCTAGACTATCATAACCATTTCATTTTGTCTGTGATTAAACATCATTAATGTGATAGTGCATCGATTTCTGATTTTTTCCTTGGACATTTGTGCACTCTATGAATTTCCTAAATGCTTATAATTGTGTAGATTAAGTCTCCAACCAAGATGTGAAATAATATTACAGCTAACACATGGTTGGGGCTTCTTAATAACATCTATGCTCACTATgtacaatgttttttttttttttttgataagcaagcaCAAAATGTATTAAAGGGCAAACCGCCAAaggcatacagggagtatacaaacgCAACCACACCCCAAAAAACGTAAAAGACGAGCAGCCTCAACGGCCCTTAAGTAGCCgcaagccactccaaaaagattaaaagcgaagaggactcctctcccatgtacactctagcccaactccacaagttacaaacaaaataatttttgagtttctgtatgTCTAAAGAACCCCCtctaaaggctaatctatttctctccttcccaaccgtccaaaaaatacacaccGATATGGAATTCcagatttttttcctctttttccccacaaaggagCCCCTCCAACTAAGTAACACCTCTATGACCGTCTTTGGGAACACCCAATGAACCCCAAACAAGGCGAGGATAATATCCCAAAGAACCCTAGccactgtacagtgtaaaagaatgtgatttacattttcctctttacaaccacacaaaaaacaacaattaggaAGCTGCCACCCTCGTCTTTGGAGCCTATCCAACGTAAGGATCTTCCCCCatgtagcttcccaagcaaaaaaggcaGCTTTAGTagggaccttgtccacccaaatgcatCTAACCGGGAAGTTGAGGGTGTTAGGAGCAGCCAGCAGGTTGTAAGCATGTCTGACTCCAAAAATACCTTGACCTCCACCTCTCCAAACCACCGAGTCCTCTTCTTGGGAGATCTTGACGTCCCTCAGCATGTTAAACAAAGCTCCTATTaaatccagctcccaatcatttgAATCCCTAGCAAATCTGaggttccaacctccttgaccaaggCTAGAGTCCCAAACCTCGCTGATTGTTGCATTTTTGTGCACCGCCAAAGCAAATAACTGAGGGAAAATTCTGGACAGCTCCTCATCACCACACCAGTGATCAgtccaaaattttaccttagtCCCCTTGCCCACCTTAAACCtaatgttatcccaacaccaatttgcctccttcaaaatctccttccaaaccccgaCTCCAAAGGCCCCGCGAGCTTCATTTGTCCGCCAACCAAGGCCTTCTTGACCATATTTcaccccaatcactttcttccaAAGAATATCCTCTTCAAaggcaaacctccaaatccacttgcTCAATAAGGCTTTGTTAAGGAGATCAATCTTCCGTATACCAAGCCCTCCATTCTCCTTTTGagtgcacaccacctcccaattgattAGATGTATTTTCCTTTCCATTCtcccccctccccaaagaaagtctctttgtaaCTTTTCAAGCCTTTTCGCTACTAACTTGGGCATTCGAAAAAGGGACAATTGATAAATAGGAATGCTGGCCAAGGTGCTCTTGATGAGGGTGATTCTCCCGCCCTTAGAcatgtattgtcttttccaaagggctaatcttctcctcattctttcttccaccccatcccacatagaaaTGGCCTTGTGATGGGCTCCAAGGGGTAGCCCCAGATAAACTGAGGGAAGAGCTCCCACTTTGCACCCAAGTTCCACTGCCATTTCCTCAATTTCTTCAACCTCCCCAATAGGGATTAGCTCGCTTTTAGCAAGGTTTATTCTTAGACCAGACGCCGCCTCAAACCAAGCCAAGATCCAGCTTAAAGAGGTTAGATACTCTTTCTTAGCTTCACAAAATATGATTGTGTCATCCGCAAAGAGTAGATGAGAGACCTCCATCACCAGCCTCCCTCTACCCCGAAGGCTGCACCCTAAGACgaaccccccccccccaacaGCCCTTCTTATGAGTGCACTTAGCACTTCCATACCCAGGACAAAG from Vitis vinifera cultivar Pinot Noir 40024 chromosome 9, ASM3070453v1 includes these protein-coding regions:
- the LOC100241131 gene encoding periodic tryptophan protein 2; translated protein: MNFRFQNLLGAPYRGGNVVVSNNTLLISSVGNRISVTDLLKSQTQTLPTQSSSNIARIAVSPDGNFLLAVDDRNRCLFINLPRRIVLHRISFKKPVSAIRFSPDAALIAVATGKLLQIWRSPGFKKDFFAFELVRTFADCDDKVTALDWSPDSNYVLAGSKDLTVRLFCLKKFDKELTALNKPFLFLGHRDSIVGAFFGVDNKTNRVCKAYTITRDCYIFSWGYSDNEGKVEELGGEDSEPPSPGTPEKGSDRDGKGGLEANVGMRVKKRKGFDDIGGDLVEECGNLLHKGKWELLRKDNFSQAPAKLTTCDYHRGLDLVVVGFSNGVFGLYQMPDFVCIHLLSISREKITTAVFNDLGNWLTFGCAKLGQLLVWEWRSESYILKQQGHYFDVNCLAYSPDSQLLATGADDNKVKVWTVSSGFCFVTFSEHTNAVTALHFMSNNNCLLSASLDGTVRAWDLFRYRNFRTFTTPSSRQFVSLASDQSGEVICAGTLDSFEIFVWSMKTGRLLDILSGHEGPVHGLMFSPTNAILASSSWDKTVRLWDVFEGKGAVETFNHTHDVLTVVYRPDGKQLACSTLDGQIHFWDPIDGLLMYTIEGRRDIAGGRLMTDRRSAANSSSGKCFTSLCYSADGSYILAGGSSKFICMYDIADQVLLRRFQITHNLSLDGVLDVLNSKNMTEAGPLDLIDDDNSDVEEGIDKQTRGKLGYDLPGSMPNHGRPVIRTKCLRIAPTGRGWAAATTEGVLVYSMDESFIFDPTDLDIDVTPEAVDAALSEGQPSRALILSLRLNEDTLIKKCIFAVSPVDIPAVASSVPLRYLQRLIEAFADLLESCPYLEFILRWCQELCKAHGHSIQQNSRNLLPSLKSLQKAMARLHQDLADTCSSNEYLLRYLCTTGTKK